The Vicia villosa cultivar HV-30 ecotype Madison, WI linkage group LG1, Vvil1.0, whole genome shotgun sequence genome includes a region encoding these proteins:
- the LOC131643468 gene encoding protein AGENET DOMAIN (AGD)-CONTAINING P1-like: MHPPMRIVNYNVGDKVEVCSKEGGFVGSYFKATIVSCLPNEKYVVCYENLLLDDKSGPLIEIIHQREIRPLPAHVRNPPELHLNQKVDVFDNDGWWLGETTSEKILFENYYYKVYFTTTGETLYYSRNQIRVHHEWIDGECVLET; encoded by the coding sequence ATGCACCCGCCAATGAGAATAGTCAACTACAACGTTGGAGATAAAGTGGAAGTATGCAGTAAAGAAGGAGGCTTTGTTGGTTCTTACTTTAAAGCTACAATTGTTTCATGccttccaaatgaaaaatatgtagtTTGTTACGAGAATCTCCTTTTAGATGATAAGTCTGGACCTCTCATAGAAATAATTCATCAAAGAGAGATTCGTCCTTTGCCCGCACATGTTCGCAATCCTCCTGAGCTCCACTTAAACCAAAAAGTAGATGTTTTTGATAACGATGGTTGGTGGTTGGGAGAAACCACTAGTGAGAAGATTCTATTTGAAAATTATTATTACAAAGTGTATTTCACTACTACCGGTGAGACACTTTACTATTCTCGTAATCAAATTCGGGTTCATCATGAATGGATTGATGGAGAATGCGTGTTAGAAACATAA
- the LOC131606927 gene encoding probable xyloglucan endotransglucosylase/hydrolase protein 6, whose translation MSIIYPLRNNGVFMLLLVWILVSGVLVSGRPATFEQDFHVTWSESHIKHIDQGRTIQLILDQGSGCGFASKVKYLFGRVSMKIKLVPGDSAGTVTAFYMNSDTDSVRDELDFEFLGNRTGQPYTVQTNIYAHGKGDREQRVNLWFDPAADFHTYSILWNHHHIVFYIDEVPIRVYKNNEAKGIPYPKMQAMGVFSTLWEADNWATRGGLEKIDWSKAPFSAYYKDFDIEGCAIPGPAACASNPRNWWEGAEYQGLNAIEARRYRWVRMNHIIYDYCQDKSRYSITPPECFAGI comes from the exons ATGTCTATAATTTACCCTCTAAGAAACAATGGTGTCTTTATGTTATTATTAGTGTGGATTCTTGTATCTGGTGTTTTGGTTTCGGGACGACCAGCAACTTTTGAACAAGACTTTCATGTCACTTGGTCTGAGTCCCATATCAAACATATTGACCAAGGCAGGACAATCCAACTCATCCTAGACCAAGGCTCTG GTTGCGGTTTTGCTTCCAAGGTGAAGTACTTGTTTGGACGTGTTAGCATGAAGATCAAACTTGTCCCTGGAGATTCTGCTGGCACTGTAACTGCATTTTAT ATGAACTCTGACACTGACTCGGTTCGTGATGAGTTGGATTTTGAATTCTTGGGAAACCGTACTGGACAACCTTATACGGTACAAACAAACATCTATGCGCATGGAAAAGGTGATAGAGAACAGAGGGTGAACCTTTGGTTTGATCCTGCTGCTGATTTCCATACTTACTCAATCTTGTGGAACCATCACCATATTGT GTTTTACATTGATGAAGTTCCAATAAGAGTGTACAAGAATAATGAAGCAAAGGGGATACCATACCCAAAGATGCAAGCAATGGGAGTATTTTCAACATTATGGGAAGCTGATAATTGGGCAACAAGAGGTGGATTAGAGAAAATAGATTGGAGTAAAGCACCTTTCAGTGCATACTATAAGGATTTTGACATTGAAGGATGTGCGATTCCAGGGCCAGCTGCATGTGCCAGTAACCCAAGAAACTGGTGGGAAGGGGCTGAATATCAAGGTCTAAATGCAATTGAAGCAAGAAGGTATAGGTGGGTTCGCATGAATCATATCATCTATGATTATTGTCAAGATAAATCAAGATACTCAATCACTCCACCAGAGTGTTTTGCAGGCATTTaa